Proteins from a genomic interval of Methanobrevibacter sp.:
- the infB gene encoding translation initiation factor IF-2, which produces MKIRSPIVSVLGHVDHGKTTLLDYIRGSTVADREAGGITQHIGATEIPIDTINEICGDFIARLSIKDTIPGLFFVDTPGHAAFTSLRKRGGALADLAILIVDINEGFKPQTYEAINILKMYKTPFIVVANKIDRIFGWDIHEGASFMESFRQQAPRVQTDLDLKVYELIGKLHEEGFQSERFDRVTDFASQITIIPICAKSGEGIIELIAMLLGLAQEYLTEQLEIHEDAPAKGTVLEVKEETGLGVTVDSIIYDGVLRDGDEIALMDSNNVVKTKIRSILRPLPLEEMRDSKKKFKKVDEVVAAAGIKIAAPNLDDVVSGSPLRVLNEDEDVEAELMQELEDITVDTDDEGLFVKADTLGSLEAVVHLLKEMDIPIRSAEIGDVNKRDVIDASIAKDENIEHGVIIAFNVKVHPKALDDLNNSGVKLFQGDVIYQITEDYEAWVLERKEAQKKQWLDAIIKPAKFMILPKLIFRQSKPAICGIEVEAGTVKQGYALMNANGDYVGTIASMEDKGETLTAISRGQRVAMAINDAVAGKDFEEGDTLYVDIPEKHYKILEREFKDKLNEDEFLALDEILEIKRRKDKDWGKFGLFEY; this is translated from the coding sequence ATGAAGATTAGATCCCCAATTGTATCTGTTTTAGGTCATGTAGACCATGGTAAGACCACATTATTGGATTATATCAGAGGAAGTACTGTAGCTGATAGGGAAGCCGGTGGAATTACCCAACATATCGGTGCTACTGAAATCCCAATCGATACAATAAATGAAATTTGCGGCGATTTTATAGCAAGGTTATCAATCAAGGATACAATTCCAGGATTATTTTTTGTAGATACTCCAGGGCATGCTGCATTCACATCACTTCGTAAGCGTGGTGGAGCCTTAGCGGATTTGGCTATTCTGATTGTCGACATCAATGAAGGCTTCAAGCCTCAGACCTATGAGGCAATCAATATCCTGAAGATGTATAAGACTCCATTCATTGTTGTGGCAAACAAGATCGACAGGATCTTCGGATGGGACATTCATGAAGGGGCTTCCTTTATGGAAAGTTTCAGACAGCAAGCTCCAAGAGTGCAGACCGACTTGGATTTGAAGGTCTATGAGCTCATTGGAAAATTGCATGAGGAAGGATTCCAATCTGAAAGGTTTGACAGAGTGACTGATTTTGCAAGCCAGATTACAATCATTCCAATCTGTGCGAAATCCGGTGAAGGTATCATTGAGCTCATTGCCATGTTGCTTGGTCTTGCTCAGGAATACCTGACAGAACAGCTTGAAATCCATGAGGATGCACCCGCCAAGGGAACCGTCTTGGAAGTCAAGGAAGAGACTGGTCTTGGAGTCACTGTTGACAGCATCATCTATGATGGTGTGCTTCGTGATGGTGATGAAATCGCATTGATGGACTCAAACAATGTTGTTAAGACCAAAATCAGATCTATCCTAAGGCCTCTTCCTCTAGAAGAGATGAGGGATTCCAAGAAGAAATTCAAGAAGGTCGATGAGGTTGTTGCCGCAGCAGGTATCAAGATAGCCGCTCCAAATCTTGATGATGTCGTTTCAGGTTCCCCTCTTAGGGTATTGAACGAGGATGAGGATGTTGAAGCGGAATTGATGCAGGAATTGGAGGACATCACTGTCGATACTGATGATGAAGGACTCTTCGTTAAGGCAGACACTTTAGGTTCACTTGAAGCGGTTGTTCATTTGCTTAAGGAAATGGACATTCCAATCAGATCTGCAGAAATCGGTGATGTGAACAAGAGGGATGTGATTGACGCATCCATTGCAAAGGATGAGAACATCGAGCATGGTGTAATCATTGCATTCAATGTGAAAGTGCATCCTAAGGCCCTTGACGATTTGAATAATTCAGGTGTCAAGCTCTTCCAGGGTGATGTGATATATCAGATCACCGAAGATTATGAAGCTTGGGTTCTAGAGAGAAAAGAGGCTCAGAAAAAGCAATGGCTTGATGCAATCATCAAACCGGCCAAGTTCATGATCCTTCCGAAATTGATATTCAGGCAAAGCAAACCTGCCATTTGCGGTATTGAAGTTGAAGCCGGAACCGTTAAGCAAGGTTATGCCTTAATGAATGCAAATGGGGATTATGTAGGCACCATTGCCAGTATGGAAGATAAGGGTGAGACATTGACTGCAATTTCCAGAGGTCAAAGGGTTGCCATGGCGATAAATGATGCTGTGGCAGGCAAGGACTTTGAGGAAGGGGACACATTATATGTGGACATTCCTGAAAAGCATTATAAGATCCTGGAAAGGGAGTTTAAGGACAAATTGAATGAGGACGAATTCTTAGCCCTTGATGAAATCCTTGAGATAAAACGCAGAAAGGATAAGGATTGGGGTAAATTCGGTCTTTTCGAATATTAA
- the ndk gene encoding nucleoside-diphosphate kinase yields the protein MIERSFVMMKPDAVSRRLMGQVLSRFEAKGLKIVAMKLRQIDVDLAKEHYGEHAEKPFFNGLVEYITSAPALTMVIEGDDAISVIRKMVGATNPKEADVGTIRGDFGMDTGRNIIHASDAPESAKREIALFFDEDEICDYSMSDNAWIYE from the coding sequence TTGTTATGATGAAACCTGATGCGGTATCTAGACGTTTAATGGGTCAAGTATTAAGCCGTTTTGAAGCTAAAGGCCTCAAGATTGTCGCTATGAAATTAAGACAAATCGATGTGGACTTAGCAAAGGAACATTACGGAGAACACGCTGAAAAACCATTCTTCAACGGTTTAGTGGAATACATCACTTCCGCTCCAGCTTTAACCATGGTTATTGAAGGAGATGATGCTATTTCCGTAATCAGAAAAATGGTAGGAGCAACCAATCCTAAGGAAGCAGATGTAGGAACCATTAGAGGAGATTTCGGTATGGACACTGGAAGAAACATCATCCACGCATCCGACGCACCTGAATCTGCAAAAAGAGAAATTGCTTTGTTCTTCGACGAAGACGAAATTTGCGATTATTCTATGTCTGATAACGCTTGGATTTACGAATAG